One Paramisgurnus dabryanus chromosome 8, PD_genome_1.1, whole genome shotgun sequence DNA window includes the following coding sequences:
- the ube4a gene encoding ubiquitin conjugation factor E4 A isoform X1 yields MTDQGNNNQNISQNPFAALFSSLADAKQFASGQKQQGQAEQQYSGESQSESDNSVSDSIDDNDDSVAKISRSFLSHQELCEQLNVNHMIQRIFLITLDNSDPSLRGGNGIPPRCVYLEEMAADLDDQDWLDMDTIEQAVFARLLLQEPGNHLIYMTSCNVVNLSADRDAGEKRAVPYLYACYLRAKEEVTKVPEKLLSYAVRCKNLTVSNARTVLLTPEIYISQNVYEQLLDLLLEAVRGARLEEVVEFLEEVIASLLADQEVRTFGEVMVPVFDIFQGRVKDLDLCQLLLFSYLEIFLYFSRQKDIAKVLMEHIQPKDPNNGLQYQKTLLGTILSISCLLKTPGVVENHGFFLNPSRLSPQEMRVQESNIHQFIGQFHDKLYQILKNLLQQSSETRHLLLSWLGGCLHANMGRAKIWANQMPEIFFQMYASDAFFLNLGAALLKLCQPFCKPYSPKLLTFNPTYCMLKELSEEERRNRNVHARGLDKETCLIPVPPQQTIEFAQSYSLLTENLILTQLTMYLGFHRLHDQMVKMNQSLHRLQGTWRDTQLSGGPAAELQEQFERLMTVYLSTKAATTQTTMLQHCLNLQVSCATLLVQLSLGNQGSEHISLSFPLPPLENSLLCFVPEFFVENMGDFFIFLRRFADEVLESSAESLEHVLTFITVFMGSVERMKNPHLRGKLAEVLEAVMPHMESASPGTAQPIMFQRQRVFSTYRHAPQLAEALITVFVDIEFTGDPHQFEQKFNYRRPMYAILKYMWGEINYRESIKHLADYASENLEAMNPPLFLRFLNLLMNDAIYLLDEAIQYLSKIKILQLERDRGEWDSLGPDARREKESSLQMFGQLGRFHNIMSNETIGTLAFLTSEIKGLFVHPFLAERIISMLNYFLQHLVGPKMGALKVKDFSEFDFKPQQLVSDICTIYLNLGDEENFCATVPKDGRSYSPTLFCQTVRVLKKINKPGDMIVSFSLLADKIKSLADKHQQEEETYSDAPDEFLDPIMSTLMLDPVLLPSSNVTVDRSTIARHLLSDQTDPFNRSPLTMDQIRPNEELKQQIIKWLAEHKQGNQQMGPSG; encoded by the exons ATGACAGACCAGGGCAATAACAATCAGAACATCTCACAAAATCCATTTGCAGCTCTCTTCAGTTCCCTAGCTGATGCTAAGCAGTTTGCATCCGGCCAAAAGCAACAAGGTCAAGCTGAGCAGCAAT ATTCAGGGGAGAGCCAGTCCGAGTCAGACAATTCGGTCTCTGACAGCATCGATGACAACGATGACTCTGTGGCAAAGATCAGCCGATCTTTTCTCTCACATCAGGAGCTCTGTGAGCAGCTCAATGTCAACCACATGATCCAGAGGATCTTTCTCATCACACTGGACAACA GTGACCCCAGTCTAAGAGGTGGTAATGGCATCCCACCACGCTGTGTATATTTGGAGGAAATGGCAGCGGATCTTGATGATCAGGACTGGCTTGACATGGACACCATAGAGCAA GCTGTGTTCGCCAGACTGCTTCTGCAGGAACCTGGGAACCATCTAATTTACATGACTTCCTGCAATGTAGTGAACCTCTCTGCGGATCGTGATGCTGGGGAGAAACGTGCCGTACCTTACCTATACGCCTGCTACCTGAGAGCTAAAGAGGAG GTCACAAAAGTCCCGGAGAAGCTGTTGTCGTATGCTGTGCGATGTAAAAACCTGACCGTGTCCAATGCACGGACAGTGCTGCTGACTCCAGAGATCTACATCAGCCAGAATGTATATGAGCAACTTCTGGATCTGTTGTTGGAAGCTGTCAGAGGAGCTC GGCTTGAGGAAGTTGTGGAGTTTTTGGAGGAGGTCATCGCTAGTCTGTTGGCTGACCAGGAGGTACGGACTTTTGGGGAGGTAATGGTGCCAGTGTTTGATATTTTTCAAGGCCGAGTCAAAGACTTAGACCTCTGTCAGCTGCTGCTGTTTTCCTACCTGGAAATTTTCCTGTACTTCAGTCGGCAAAAGGACATCGCTAAG GTTTTAATGGAGCACATTCAGCCTAAAGATCCTAACAATGGACTTCAGTACCAGAAGACTCTTTTAGGCACCATCTTAAGTATTTCTTGCCTGCTTAAAACTCCTGGTGTGGTTGAAAACCATGGTTTCTTTCTCAATCCTTCTCGCTTGAGCCCACAGGAAATGAGAGTTCAAGAGTCAAATATACACCAG tTCATAGGACAATTTCATGATAAGCTGTATCAGATCCTGAAAAACTTGCTTCAACAGTCCAGTGAGACACGTCACCTGCTGCTCTCGTGGTTGGGTGGTTGTCTGCACGCCAACATGGGGCGGGCCAAAATCTGGGCAAACCAGATGCCCGAGATATTCTTCCAAATGTATGCTTCAGATGCATTTTTCCTAAATCTGGGAGCTGCGCTGCTCAAGCTCTGCCAACCATTTTGTAAACCGTACTCTCCCAAACTCTTGACCTTCAACCCCACGTACTGCATGTTGAAGGAACTGAGTGAGGAAGAGCGGCGCAACAGAAACGTGCATGCGAGAG GTTTGGACAAGGAGACCTGTCTGATTCCTGTTCCCCCTCAACAAACAATTGAATTTGCGCAGTCGTACAGCCTTCTCACAGAGAACCTTATCCTTACACAGCTTACAATGTACTTGGGCTTCCATAG ACTACATGATCAGATGGTGAAGATGAATCAGTCTCTGCATCGGCTGCAGGGGACATGGCGAGACACGCAGCTGAGCGGAGGACCGGCTGCAGAATTGCAGGAACAGTTTGAACGACTTATGACAGTCTATCTCTCCACCAAGGCCGCTACCACGCAGACCACCATGCTGCAACACTGCCTCAACCTCCAAGTCTCATGCGCCACCCTGCTGGTTCAGCTCAGCTTAGGCAACCAAGGCTCGGAGCACATTTCGCTCTCGTTTCCCCTGCCTCCACTTGAAAACAGTCTGCTGTGCTTTGTGCCAG AGTTTTTCGTCGAAAACATGGGTGATTTCTTCATATTCCTCCGCCGGTTTGCTGATGAGGTTTTGGAGTCATCGGCAGAAAGTTTAGAACACGTCCTGACCTTCATCACTGTGTTCATGGGCAGCGTTGAGAG AATGAAGAATCCTCATTTGCGAGGAAAATTGGCAGAGGTTCTCGAGGCTGTGATGCCCCATATGGAGTCTGCGTCACCTGGCACTGCCCAACCCATCATGTTTCAGCGCCAAAGGGTGTTCAGCACATATCGACATGCACCTCAACTTGCTGAAGCCCTGATAACTGTGTTTGTGGACATAGAGTTTACCG GTGATCCTCATCAGTTTGAGCAGAAGTTTAATTACAGACGGCCAATGTATGCCATTTTGAAGTACATGTGGGGAGAAATAAATTATAGGGAGAGCATAAAG CATCTGGCAGATTATGCATCTGAAAACCTTGAGGCCATGAATCCACCACTCTTTCTAAGGTTTCTGAATCTACTCATGAATGATGCCATCTACCTACTTGATGAAGCTATACAG TACTTAAGTAAAATCAAAATCCTCCAGCTGGAGAGGGATCGGGGGGAGTGGGACAGTCTCGGACCTGACGCCCGCAGAGAAAAAGAATCAAGTCTGCAGATGTTTGGACAGCTGGGTCGCTTCCACAACATCATGTCAAATGAGACCATTGGCACCTTGGCTTTCCTCACATCCG AGATTAAAGGACTTTTTGTTCACCCGTTTCTTGCTGAGAGGATCATCTCCATGCTCAACTACTTTTTGCAGCACCTGGTAGGCCCCAAGATGGGCGCTTTAAAGGTGAAAGACTTTAGTGAATTTGATTTTAAGCCTCAGCAGTTGGTGTCTGACATCTGTACCATTTACCTAAACCTGGG GGATGAAGAAAATTTCTGTGCCACTGTCCCGAAAGATGGGAGGTCGTATTCTCCCACTCTGTTCTGTCAAACTGTCCGTGTCCTCAAGAAAATCAACAAGCCTGGCGATATGATTGTGTCTTTTAGTCTCCTAGCAGATAAAATTAAG TCTCTGGCAGACAAGCATCAGCAAGAGGAGGAGACCTACTCCGATGCTCCAGATGAATTTCTGGATCCGATCATGTCTACCTTGATGCTTGATCCGGTTCTGTTGCCTTCTTCAAATGTTACAGTGGACCGTTCAACAATAGCACGGCATTTACTAAG TGACCAGACAGACCCGTTCAACCGCAGTCCACTCACTATGGATCAGATCAGACCTAATGAAGAGCTTAAGCAACAGATCATAAAGTGGCTTGCTGAACATAAGCAAGGAAACCAACAAATGGGACCCAGTGGCTAA
- the ube4a gene encoding ubiquitin conjugation factor E4 A isoform X2 encodes MTDQGNNNQNISQNPFAALFSSLADAKQFASGQKQQDSGESQSESDNSVSDSIDDNDDSVAKISRSFLSHQELCEQLNVNHMIQRIFLITLDNSDPSLRGGNGIPPRCVYLEEMAADLDDQDWLDMDTIEQAVFARLLLQEPGNHLIYMTSCNVVNLSADRDAGEKRAVPYLYACYLRAKEEVTKVPEKLLSYAVRCKNLTVSNARTVLLTPEIYISQNVYEQLLDLLLEAVRGARLEEVVEFLEEVIASLLADQEVRTFGEVMVPVFDIFQGRVKDLDLCQLLLFSYLEIFLYFSRQKDIAKVLMEHIQPKDPNNGLQYQKTLLGTILSISCLLKTPGVVENHGFFLNPSRLSPQEMRVQESNIHQFIGQFHDKLYQILKNLLQQSSETRHLLLSWLGGCLHANMGRAKIWANQMPEIFFQMYASDAFFLNLGAALLKLCQPFCKPYSPKLLTFNPTYCMLKELSEEERRNRNVHARGLDKETCLIPVPPQQTIEFAQSYSLLTENLILTQLTMYLGFHRLHDQMVKMNQSLHRLQGTWRDTQLSGGPAAELQEQFERLMTVYLSTKAATTQTTMLQHCLNLQVSCATLLVQLSLGNQGSEHISLSFPLPPLENSLLCFVPEFFVENMGDFFIFLRRFADEVLESSAESLEHVLTFITVFMGSVERMKNPHLRGKLAEVLEAVMPHMESASPGTAQPIMFQRQRVFSTYRHAPQLAEALITVFVDIEFTGDPHQFEQKFNYRRPMYAILKYMWGEINYRESIKHLADYASENLEAMNPPLFLRFLNLLMNDAIYLLDEAIQYLSKIKILQLERDRGEWDSLGPDARREKESSLQMFGQLGRFHNIMSNETIGTLAFLTSEIKGLFVHPFLAERIISMLNYFLQHLVGPKMGALKVKDFSEFDFKPQQLVSDICTIYLNLGDEENFCATVPKDGRSYSPTLFCQTVRVLKKINKPGDMIVSFSLLADKIKSLADKHQQEEETYSDAPDEFLDPIMSTLMLDPVLLPSSNVTVDRSTIARHLLSDQTDPFNRSPLTMDQIRPNEELKQQIIKWLAEHKQGNQQMGPSG; translated from the exons ATGACAGACCAGGGCAATAACAATCAGAACATCTCACAAAATCCATTTGCAGCTCTCTTCAGTTCCCTAGCTGATGCTAAGCAGTTTGCATCCGGCCAAAAGCAACAAG ATTCAGGGGAGAGCCAGTCCGAGTCAGACAATTCGGTCTCTGACAGCATCGATGACAACGATGACTCTGTGGCAAAGATCAGCCGATCTTTTCTCTCACATCAGGAGCTCTGTGAGCAGCTCAATGTCAACCACATGATCCAGAGGATCTTTCTCATCACACTGGACAACA GTGACCCCAGTCTAAGAGGTGGTAATGGCATCCCACCACGCTGTGTATATTTGGAGGAAATGGCAGCGGATCTTGATGATCAGGACTGGCTTGACATGGACACCATAGAGCAA GCTGTGTTCGCCAGACTGCTTCTGCAGGAACCTGGGAACCATCTAATTTACATGACTTCCTGCAATGTAGTGAACCTCTCTGCGGATCGTGATGCTGGGGAGAAACGTGCCGTACCTTACCTATACGCCTGCTACCTGAGAGCTAAAGAGGAG GTCACAAAAGTCCCGGAGAAGCTGTTGTCGTATGCTGTGCGATGTAAAAACCTGACCGTGTCCAATGCACGGACAGTGCTGCTGACTCCAGAGATCTACATCAGCCAGAATGTATATGAGCAACTTCTGGATCTGTTGTTGGAAGCTGTCAGAGGAGCTC GGCTTGAGGAAGTTGTGGAGTTTTTGGAGGAGGTCATCGCTAGTCTGTTGGCTGACCAGGAGGTACGGACTTTTGGGGAGGTAATGGTGCCAGTGTTTGATATTTTTCAAGGCCGAGTCAAAGACTTAGACCTCTGTCAGCTGCTGCTGTTTTCCTACCTGGAAATTTTCCTGTACTTCAGTCGGCAAAAGGACATCGCTAAG GTTTTAATGGAGCACATTCAGCCTAAAGATCCTAACAATGGACTTCAGTACCAGAAGACTCTTTTAGGCACCATCTTAAGTATTTCTTGCCTGCTTAAAACTCCTGGTGTGGTTGAAAACCATGGTTTCTTTCTCAATCCTTCTCGCTTGAGCCCACAGGAAATGAGAGTTCAAGAGTCAAATATACACCAG tTCATAGGACAATTTCATGATAAGCTGTATCAGATCCTGAAAAACTTGCTTCAACAGTCCAGTGAGACACGTCACCTGCTGCTCTCGTGGTTGGGTGGTTGTCTGCACGCCAACATGGGGCGGGCCAAAATCTGGGCAAACCAGATGCCCGAGATATTCTTCCAAATGTATGCTTCAGATGCATTTTTCCTAAATCTGGGAGCTGCGCTGCTCAAGCTCTGCCAACCATTTTGTAAACCGTACTCTCCCAAACTCTTGACCTTCAACCCCACGTACTGCATGTTGAAGGAACTGAGTGAGGAAGAGCGGCGCAACAGAAACGTGCATGCGAGAG GTTTGGACAAGGAGACCTGTCTGATTCCTGTTCCCCCTCAACAAACAATTGAATTTGCGCAGTCGTACAGCCTTCTCACAGAGAACCTTATCCTTACACAGCTTACAATGTACTTGGGCTTCCATAG ACTACATGATCAGATGGTGAAGATGAATCAGTCTCTGCATCGGCTGCAGGGGACATGGCGAGACACGCAGCTGAGCGGAGGACCGGCTGCAGAATTGCAGGAACAGTTTGAACGACTTATGACAGTCTATCTCTCCACCAAGGCCGCTACCACGCAGACCACCATGCTGCAACACTGCCTCAACCTCCAAGTCTCATGCGCCACCCTGCTGGTTCAGCTCAGCTTAGGCAACCAAGGCTCGGAGCACATTTCGCTCTCGTTTCCCCTGCCTCCACTTGAAAACAGTCTGCTGTGCTTTGTGCCAG AGTTTTTCGTCGAAAACATGGGTGATTTCTTCATATTCCTCCGCCGGTTTGCTGATGAGGTTTTGGAGTCATCGGCAGAAAGTTTAGAACACGTCCTGACCTTCATCACTGTGTTCATGGGCAGCGTTGAGAG AATGAAGAATCCTCATTTGCGAGGAAAATTGGCAGAGGTTCTCGAGGCTGTGATGCCCCATATGGAGTCTGCGTCACCTGGCACTGCCCAACCCATCATGTTTCAGCGCCAAAGGGTGTTCAGCACATATCGACATGCACCTCAACTTGCTGAAGCCCTGATAACTGTGTTTGTGGACATAGAGTTTACCG GTGATCCTCATCAGTTTGAGCAGAAGTTTAATTACAGACGGCCAATGTATGCCATTTTGAAGTACATGTGGGGAGAAATAAATTATAGGGAGAGCATAAAG CATCTGGCAGATTATGCATCTGAAAACCTTGAGGCCATGAATCCACCACTCTTTCTAAGGTTTCTGAATCTACTCATGAATGATGCCATCTACCTACTTGATGAAGCTATACAG TACTTAAGTAAAATCAAAATCCTCCAGCTGGAGAGGGATCGGGGGGAGTGGGACAGTCTCGGACCTGACGCCCGCAGAGAAAAAGAATCAAGTCTGCAGATGTTTGGACAGCTGGGTCGCTTCCACAACATCATGTCAAATGAGACCATTGGCACCTTGGCTTTCCTCACATCCG AGATTAAAGGACTTTTTGTTCACCCGTTTCTTGCTGAGAGGATCATCTCCATGCTCAACTACTTTTTGCAGCACCTGGTAGGCCCCAAGATGGGCGCTTTAAAGGTGAAAGACTTTAGTGAATTTGATTTTAAGCCTCAGCAGTTGGTGTCTGACATCTGTACCATTTACCTAAACCTGGG GGATGAAGAAAATTTCTGTGCCACTGTCCCGAAAGATGGGAGGTCGTATTCTCCCACTCTGTTCTGTCAAACTGTCCGTGTCCTCAAGAAAATCAACAAGCCTGGCGATATGATTGTGTCTTTTAGTCTCCTAGCAGATAAAATTAAG TCTCTGGCAGACAAGCATCAGCAAGAGGAGGAGACCTACTCCGATGCTCCAGATGAATTTCTGGATCCGATCATGTCTACCTTGATGCTTGATCCGGTTCTGTTGCCTTCTTCAAATGTTACAGTGGACCGTTCAACAATAGCACGGCATTTACTAAG TGACCAGACAGACCCGTTCAACCGCAGTCCACTCACTATGGATCAGATCAGACCTAATGAAGAGCTTAAGCAACAGATCATAAAGTGGCTTGCTGAACATAAGCAAGGAAACCAACAAATGGGACCCAGTGGCTAA
- the ube4a gene encoding ubiquitin conjugation factor E4 A isoform X3 — protein MTSSAVFARLLLQEPGNHLIYMTSCNVVNLSADRDAGEKRAVPYLYACYLRAKEEVTKVPEKLLSYAVRCKNLTVSNARTVLLTPEIYISQNVYEQLLDLLLEAVRGARLEEVVEFLEEVIASLLADQEVRTFGEVMVPVFDIFQGRVKDLDLCQLLLFSYLEIFLYFSRQKDIAKVLMEHIQPKDPNNGLQYQKTLLGTILSISCLLKTPGVVENHGFFLNPSRLSPQEMRVQESNIHQFIGQFHDKLYQILKNLLQQSSETRHLLLSWLGGCLHANMGRAKIWANQMPEIFFQMYASDAFFLNLGAALLKLCQPFCKPYSPKLLTFNPTYCMLKELSEEERRNRNVHARGLDKETCLIPVPPQQTIEFAQSYSLLTENLILTQLTMYLGFHRLHDQMVKMNQSLHRLQGTWRDTQLSGGPAAELQEQFERLMTVYLSTKAATTQTTMLQHCLNLQVSCATLLVQLSLGNQGSEHISLSFPLPPLENSLLCFVPEFFVENMGDFFIFLRRFADEVLESSAESLEHVLTFITVFMGSVERMKNPHLRGKLAEVLEAVMPHMESASPGTAQPIMFQRQRVFSTYRHAPQLAEALITVFVDIEFTGDPHQFEQKFNYRRPMYAILKYMWGEINYRESIKHLADYASENLEAMNPPLFLRFLNLLMNDAIYLLDEAIQYLSKIKILQLERDRGEWDSLGPDARREKESSLQMFGQLGRFHNIMSNETIGTLAFLTSEIKGLFVHPFLAERIISMLNYFLQHLVGPKMGALKVKDFSEFDFKPQQLVSDICTIYLNLGDEENFCATVPKDGRSYSPTLFCQTVRVLKKINKPGDMIVSFSLLADKIKSLADKHQQEEETYSDAPDEFLDPIMSTLMLDPVLLPSSNVTVDRSTIARHLLSDQTDPFNRSPLTMDQIRPNEELKQQIIKWLAEHKQGNQQMGPSG, from the exons ATGACATCATCA GCTGTGTTCGCCAGACTGCTTCTGCAGGAACCTGGGAACCATCTAATTTACATGACTTCCTGCAATGTAGTGAACCTCTCTGCGGATCGTGATGCTGGGGAGAAACGTGCCGTACCTTACCTATACGCCTGCTACCTGAGAGCTAAAGAGGAG GTCACAAAAGTCCCGGAGAAGCTGTTGTCGTATGCTGTGCGATGTAAAAACCTGACCGTGTCCAATGCACGGACAGTGCTGCTGACTCCAGAGATCTACATCAGCCAGAATGTATATGAGCAACTTCTGGATCTGTTGTTGGAAGCTGTCAGAGGAGCTC GGCTTGAGGAAGTTGTGGAGTTTTTGGAGGAGGTCATCGCTAGTCTGTTGGCTGACCAGGAGGTACGGACTTTTGGGGAGGTAATGGTGCCAGTGTTTGATATTTTTCAAGGCCGAGTCAAAGACTTAGACCTCTGTCAGCTGCTGCTGTTTTCCTACCTGGAAATTTTCCTGTACTTCAGTCGGCAAAAGGACATCGCTAAG GTTTTAATGGAGCACATTCAGCCTAAAGATCCTAACAATGGACTTCAGTACCAGAAGACTCTTTTAGGCACCATCTTAAGTATTTCTTGCCTGCTTAAAACTCCTGGTGTGGTTGAAAACCATGGTTTCTTTCTCAATCCTTCTCGCTTGAGCCCACAGGAAATGAGAGTTCAAGAGTCAAATATACACCAG tTCATAGGACAATTTCATGATAAGCTGTATCAGATCCTGAAAAACTTGCTTCAACAGTCCAGTGAGACACGTCACCTGCTGCTCTCGTGGTTGGGTGGTTGTCTGCACGCCAACATGGGGCGGGCCAAAATCTGGGCAAACCAGATGCCCGAGATATTCTTCCAAATGTATGCTTCAGATGCATTTTTCCTAAATCTGGGAGCTGCGCTGCTCAAGCTCTGCCAACCATTTTGTAAACCGTACTCTCCCAAACTCTTGACCTTCAACCCCACGTACTGCATGTTGAAGGAACTGAGTGAGGAAGAGCGGCGCAACAGAAACGTGCATGCGAGAG GTTTGGACAAGGAGACCTGTCTGATTCCTGTTCCCCCTCAACAAACAATTGAATTTGCGCAGTCGTACAGCCTTCTCACAGAGAACCTTATCCTTACACAGCTTACAATGTACTTGGGCTTCCATAG ACTACATGATCAGATGGTGAAGATGAATCAGTCTCTGCATCGGCTGCAGGGGACATGGCGAGACACGCAGCTGAGCGGAGGACCGGCTGCAGAATTGCAGGAACAGTTTGAACGACTTATGACAGTCTATCTCTCCACCAAGGCCGCTACCACGCAGACCACCATGCTGCAACACTGCCTCAACCTCCAAGTCTCATGCGCCACCCTGCTGGTTCAGCTCAGCTTAGGCAACCAAGGCTCGGAGCACATTTCGCTCTCGTTTCCCCTGCCTCCACTTGAAAACAGTCTGCTGTGCTTTGTGCCAG AGTTTTTCGTCGAAAACATGGGTGATTTCTTCATATTCCTCCGCCGGTTTGCTGATGAGGTTTTGGAGTCATCGGCAGAAAGTTTAGAACACGTCCTGACCTTCATCACTGTGTTCATGGGCAGCGTTGAGAG AATGAAGAATCCTCATTTGCGAGGAAAATTGGCAGAGGTTCTCGAGGCTGTGATGCCCCATATGGAGTCTGCGTCACCTGGCACTGCCCAACCCATCATGTTTCAGCGCCAAAGGGTGTTCAGCACATATCGACATGCACCTCAACTTGCTGAAGCCCTGATAACTGTGTTTGTGGACATAGAGTTTACCG GTGATCCTCATCAGTTTGAGCAGAAGTTTAATTACAGACGGCCAATGTATGCCATTTTGAAGTACATGTGGGGAGAAATAAATTATAGGGAGAGCATAAAG CATCTGGCAGATTATGCATCTGAAAACCTTGAGGCCATGAATCCACCACTCTTTCTAAGGTTTCTGAATCTACTCATGAATGATGCCATCTACCTACTTGATGAAGCTATACAG TACTTAAGTAAAATCAAAATCCTCCAGCTGGAGAGGGATCGGGGGGAGTGGGACAGTCTCGGACCTGACGCCCGCAGAGAAAAAGAATCAAGTCTGCAGATGTTTGGACAGCTGGGTCGCTTCCACAACATCATGTCAAATGAGACCATTGGCACCTTGGCTTTCCTCACATCCG AGATTAAAGGACTTTTTGTTCACCCGTTTCTTGCTGAGAGGATCATCTCCATGCTCAACTACTTTTTGCAGCACCTGGTAGGCCCCAAGATGGGCGCTTTAAAGGTGAAAGACTTTAGTGAATTTGATTTTAAGCCTCAGCAGTTGGTGTCTGACATCTGTACCATTTACCTAAACCTGGG GGATGAAGAAAATTTCTGTGCCACTGTCCCGAAAGATGGGAGGTCGTATTCTCCCACTCTGTTCTGTCAAACTGTCCGTGTCCTCAAGAAAATCAACAAGCCTGGCGATATGATTGTGTCTTTTAGTCTCCTAGCAGATAAAATTAAG TCTCTGGCAGACAAGCATCAGCAAGAGGAGGAGACCTACTCCGATGCTCCAGATGAATTTCTGGATCCGATCATGTCTACCTTGATGCTTGATCCGGTTCTGTTGCCTTCTTCAAATGTTACAGTGGACCGTTCAACAATAGCACGGCATTTACTAAG TGACCAGACAGACCCGTTCAACCGCAGTCCACTCACTATGGATCAGATCAGACCTAATGAAGAGCTTAAGCAACAGATCATAAAGTGGCTTGCTGAACATAAGCAAGGAAACCAACAAATGGGACCCAGTGGCTAA